In Methylotenera mobilis JLW8, the following are encoded in one genomic region:
- a CDS encoding CpaF family protein, with protein sequence MSLRDRLEDVKKDAVLEPQGNQTDGLMGNKMYQELRSRIHRKLLDRVDLSMMENMPPELLTAELKTLVERLLTEEAVAINDIERMNLVRDIQHEVLGLGPLEILMVDPTISDILVNTYNQIYIERKGKLELSDVRFESEAHLLKIIDKIVSGVGRRVDESSPMVDARLPDGSRVNAVIPPLAVDGAILSIRRFAITPLMMNDLLRNRSLTPEMAEVLEGLVKAKVNILISGGTGTGKTTLLNVLSGYIPETERIITIEDAAELQLQQPHVVRLEIRPPNIEGKGEVTPRMLVRNSLRMRPDRIIVGEVRGPEVVDMLQAMNTGHEGSMATVHANTPRDALTRLENMMGMAGFNLPTKAMREQISSALTAVIHITRLSDGQRKVTSVKEITGMESEVITMQDIFVYEQTGVSEKGVVQGHFKATGIRPKFIERLRVHGVQISDNLFDPTKLYE encoded by the coding sequence ATGTCATTACGTGATCGATTAGAAGATGTAAAAAAAGATGCGGTGTTGGAACCGCAGGGCAACCAGACCGATGGTTTGATGGGTAATAAAATGTATCAGGAGTTGAGGTCAAGAATTCATCGTAAGCTGCTTGATCGCGTTGACCTTTCTATGATGGAAAACATGCCACCCGAGCTGCTAACGGCCGAGCTTAAAACGCTAGTGGAGCGGCTGCTTACAGAAGAGGCTGTGGCCATTAATGATATAGAGCGCATGAATCTAGTGCGTGATATCCAACATGAAGTACTTGGGTTAGGGCCGTTGGAAATTTTGATGGTTGATCCAACTATCTCCGACATATTAGTTAACACTTATAACCAGATTTACATTGAACGCAAAGGTAAGCTGGAACTGAGTGATGTCCGTTTTGAAAGCGAGGCACACTTACTGAAAATTATCGATAAGATTGTTTCAGGCGTGGGGCGGCGGGTGGATGAATCTAGCCCGATGGTCGATGCACGCTTACCAGATGGCTCTCGTGTGAACGCAGTGATTCCGCCTTTGGCGGTAGATGGTGCGATTCTTTCGATTCGTCGTTTTGCAATCACACCATTGATGATGAACGACCTGTTACGCAACAGAAGCCTCACACCAGAAATGGCAGAGGTGCTTGAGGGTTTAGTCAAAGCTAAAGTGAACATCTTGATCTCTGGTGGTACTGGTACAGGTAAAACAACCTTGCTTAATGTGCTGTCTGGCTATATTCCAGAAACTGAACGCATTATCACCATTGAAGATGCGGCTGAGTTACAACTGCAACAGCCACATGTCGTGCGCTTAGAGATTCGCCCCCCCAACATTGAAGGTAAAGGTGAAGTAACACCACGTATGCTGGTGAGAAACAGTTTGCGGATGCGTCCTGACCGTATTATCGTCGGTGAGGTGCGTGGCCCCGAAGTGGTAGATATGTTGCAGGCGATGAATACCGGCCATGAAGGCTCAATGGCGACTGTACACGCCAACACGCCACGTGATGCTTTAACTCGTTTGGAGAACATGATGGGGATGGCTGGGTTTAACCTGCCAACCAAAGCGATGCGCGAGCAAATTAGCTCTGCGCTGACTGCCGTTATTCACATCACCAGATTGAGCGATGGTCAGCGTAAGGTTACCAGTGTGAAAGAAATTACCGGCATGGAAAGTGAAGTGATTACCATGCAGGATATTTTTGTTTACGAGCAAACTGGTGTGTCTGAAAAAGGGGTGGTGCAAGGCCATTTTAAAGCGACAGGTATACGGCCAAAATTCATTGAGCGTTTGCGGGTGCATGGTGTGCAAATTTCTGACAACCTGTTCGACCCGACAAAACTGTATGAGTAG
- a CDS encoding AAA family ATPase: MKIIVISPNKVLREEVLLSIKGIDSSKHALVFGDGFSNLGQMVEVERPDLMIIDSICVENGNLSILEGISLRSNHMAIILLSQNASSEFLMTAMRSGVKDVLSLPLQTSDLQAAVNRVELKLSQSSQKNKKGKVIAFVGSKGGSGATFLACNLAYILAETSNVKVALLDLNLQFGDAVLFVNDHVPSNTLADVAKNIRRLDASFLKSSMVHILPNFSVLAAPEDAESAQDVKPEHIDALLKLTTSEFDFVVMDIGRTLNATGVKALDYADLIFIVLQETLPFIRDSKRLLHAFHSLGYAKEKINIMLNRHEKGGDIRLIDVETALGMKVYKTIPNSYLAVSASVNQGVPILKIAKHDAVTKALQEVAESLVEVSKAKKSGWLDNLLHHASL; this comes from the coding sequence ATGAAAATAATAGTGATTTCGCCTAACAAGGTGTTGCGAGAAGAGGTTCTACTAAGCATTAAGGGGATAGATTCGTCTAAACACGCCTTGGTCTTTGGAGATGGGTTTAGTAATTTAGGGCAAATGGTAGAGGTTGAGCGCCCAGACCTAATGATTATTGACAGTATTTGTGTAGAGAACGGCAACCTTAGTATTTTAGAGGGCATCAGTCTTCGCTCTAATCATATGGCTATTATCCTTTTATCGCAAAATGCATCATCAGAGTTTTTAATGACTGCAATGCGCAGCGGGGTGAAAGATGTACTTAGTCTGCCGTTGCAGACCAGTGATTTACAAGCGGCTGTGAATAGGGTTGAGCTTAAGCTTAGTCAATCTTCACAAAAAAACAAAAAAGGTAAGGTTATTGCATTTGTTGGCAGTAAAGGGGGGAGTGGGGCTACTTTTCTAGCGTGTAATCTAGCTTATATTTTGGCTGAAACCAGCAACGTTAAAGTGGCATTGCTCGATTTAAATTTACAGTTTGGTGATGCTGTATTGTTTGTTAATGATCATGTTCCATCCAATACGCTCGCAGATGTAGCCAAGAATATCAGGCGCTTAGATGCTTCATTTCTTAAATCTTCTATGGTACATATTTTGCCAAACTTTAGTGTGTTGGCTGCACCAGAAGATGCTGAGTCAGCACAAGATGTGAAGCCAGAACATATTGATGCGTTACTTAAATTGACAACGTCAGAGTTTGACTTTGTTGTAATGGATATAGGTAGAACGTTGAATGCCACTGGGGTTAAAGCATTAGATTATGCAGATTTGATATTTATCGTATTGCAAGAAACATTGCCTTTTATCCGTGATTCAAAACGGCTACTACATGCTTTTCACTCACTGGGTTATGCAAAAGAAAAAATTAATATCATGCTTAATCGGCATGAAAAAGGTGGTGATATCCGATTAATTGATGTAGAAACCGCGCTAGGTATGAAAGTCTATAAAACCATACCGAACAGCTATTTAGCAGTATCTGCATCTGTTAACCAAGGAGTTCCTATCTTAAAAATAGCTAAGCATGATGCTGTGACTAAAGCTTTACAGGAGGTTGCAGAAAGCTTAGTCGAAGTTTCTAAAGCCAAAAAGTCTGGCTGGCTAGACAATTTACTACATCATGCATCACTTTGA